The DNA sequence CCTGTTCACACATGATCCTCCCGTGAATGTCGAATATCAGTCGCACATGCTCATCCCCGTGAAGTCGAAATAGCCGAAACCGGAAGATTCTATTTCCCATGGGTGCCAGCAACCTATACGCCACCCTTCCGATTTCCCTCGCTTGTGTCCCCCTAAACTTGCttaatatcaaactcttcaaattCGACATTGTCTCCACACACTGAGTGCGAAACAATATCGGATCCTGACACTCAAAtgtcatttgttgttgccatttctcatacgacaattTGGATAAAGCTCCACAACTATAAATGGATTGTTATTGGCTATTCATCTTTGTTTTTTAGAGAAACGAGATAGAGAAAGGATATGAAATGTGTGTGAAGAATACCAAGAATTACACATTCTTTTATAGATGTTGATAAaagtcttatatatatatatatatttctttacaGTATAAACAAGATGACGTTTTCACGTATCTctcatttatactgtaaacgagatatatacgTCCCAGCTATACTAACTATATCTCATTTACATTATAAACGAGATACGTAAAAGATAATTTTGTTTACCGTATAAACGAGATATGACACGGTTATTTAAAATGGTAAATactcataaaaatatttattttgataaattttatatttattttatttataaaaataaaaaaccgtTTTTATGATCAACACAAATATTGTGATTGTTTTGAGGATAcgataaattaaaagttaaaacatcgaaaataagatatataatttagtagtatttttatattttatttggtatAAAGTAAAATTATTAGAAAGGGATTAAAATATATTAGAGtccattaatatttataaatactcttaaaattattagaaagggattaaaataaataagagtCCATTAATATTTTAATGCACTCTACGAAGAGCTTGATGCTGAAGATGTGGATCCAACAAGAGATGTATACAGGAAGTGTCTCAACTTGATACCACACAGCAAGTTTTCATTTGCAAAGATATGGCTTCTAGCGGCCCAGTTTGAAATACGTCAGCTGAATCTCAAGGGTGCGCGACAGATATTAGGAAATGCCATTGGAAAGGCTCCAAAACACAAGATTTTCAACAAGTATATAGAGATAGAACTGCAGCTTGGTAACATAGATAGATGCagaaaactatatgaaaagtATCTGGAGTGGTCGCCTGAAAATTGCTACGCTTGGACCAAGTATGCAGAATTGGAGAGATCTTTATGTGAGACTGATAGAGCTAGAGCAATATTCGAGCTTGCAATCGCTCAACCAGCATTGGATATGCCTGAGCTATTGTGGAAGGCATATATTGACTTTGAGACTGCAGAAGGGGAATTTATGAAAGGCTTCTTAGTAGAACAAAGCACTTGAAGGTATGGATAAGCTATGCGGAATTTGAGGCACACAACAGTTTAGACTTAAAAGAAGAAGAGCAAAAGAGGGAATGCCTTCAGCGTGCTAGAAGGGTGTTTGAGGAAGCTCTTAACTACTTCAGATCGTCAGCTCCAGAACTCAAGGAGGAAAGAGCAATGCTATTGGAGAAATGGCTCAACATGGAGGCTGCTTCTGGGGAGCTTGGTGATGTTAGCTTAGTCCAGTCTAAGTTGCCCAAGAAGCTCAAGAAGAGAAAACAAGTTACTACTGAAGATGGTTCTGCCAGAATTGAAGAATTCATCGACTATTTGTTTCCTGGAGAAATTCAGATGACTAATCTTAAGATCTTAGAAGCTGCATACCAGTGGAAGAAGAAGCAAAAATTGTCTTCTGGCGACAACTAAcaatattttcatcttttgtcTTGTTTGTCACATGTATATATGTGTTCAAGTGATTACGGATGGGTCATTGACTTATTGTTAAAATCGAAACTGTTGAATACAATTATTGTAACTACAACTTAGCCAGTTATGTCTTTATAACATTCACTGTTTTATCTAAGGCCGACAAATGTTAATCTAcatttgaaaatataatttattctttttttatttaaaaaaattcaaaaacaaatatgattataaaaaaatataattacaaaaaattaacaaaaaataaaaaaaataaaaaataaattatatcttttgttaatatttttatattttttttggacataaaatttatattttatttgttaaacaCAATTTTATATCTCTATATCTTTATTTTAGTATTCTATCTATGTAAACAAATGTAACCTTTAATATCTTCCCGGCAATGTTTACACATGAATTTCAAATTGATTGAAACAAACACAAATGAaaatctaattgaattgaaaactAAATATAGGAGCACAAATAAACTCATGATAAAATCTTATCcgaagtaatatatatatatatatatatatatatatatatatatatatatatatatatatatatatatatatatatatatatataatagctcACTATAAAATTCGTTCCACTTCTATATATGAATAGTAAAAGATTGAagcataatttatttttgtaagtattctttttttttatttgtccttataattattaaatttaacaaataaaataacatttttaaaatttatataattattatcacatatataatataaataaaaataaaaatttaaaaataatataatattattaattattttacatatattatatatattatatattataaatataccGGGACAATTAAAGACTAATATTACTTAAATTTGACCCCATCCcataccaaaataaataattatatgctCCGAACAGATAGGAGCAAAATGAATATCcgtaaattcaaataatattatcattcctACTTCtacttagataaaaaaaaaaaaaaaaccttacaCTCATATTTAATG is a window from the Arachis hypogaea cultivar Tifrunner chromosome 1, arahy.Tifrunner.gnm2.J5K5, whole genome shotgun sequence genome containing:
- the LOC112791641 gene encoding uncharacterized protein; this encodes MTFSQLDAEDVDPTRDVYRKCLNLIPHSKFSFAKIWLLAAQFEIRQLNLKGARQILGNAIGKAPKHKIFNKYIEIELQLGNIDRCRKLYEKYLEWSPENCYAWTKYAELERSLCETDRARAIFELAIAQPALDMPELLWKVWISYAEFEAHNSLDLKEEEQKRECLQRARRVFEEALNYFRSSAPELKEERAMLLEKWLNMEAASGELGDVSLVQSKLPKKLKKRKQVTTEDGSARIEEFIDYLFPGEIQMTNLKILEAAYQWKKKQKLSSGDN